The Limisphaera ngatamarikiensis nucleotide sequence TCTTCCATGCAGAGTTTGAGGGTGCGGGCGGAGATGTTCCAGATTTCGGTGAGGCGCGCGTCGCTGCAGCGGAAGGCGCCGCGGTATTCGACGGGGTAGGTGGCTTCGACGATGCCGGCGTAACGGATGCGGACGGGGTTGTGGAAGTTGCGCAGGGTGAGGAAGACGTATCGGCCGGAGCGACGCTGGACGGAGGTGTATTGGTTGCGGCCGGCGCGGGTGATGTAGCGCAGGGCGTTGCGGTTGCCCCAGGACCACTGGATGCGTCCGTCGGGTGCGATGTATTCGACGGCGGCCATGTCCACGATCACGCCCGGGTCCGCCTGGAGGTCGAAGGTCCAGTAGCCCACCCGTTGTTCGCCGAGGTCCAGGAGCAGTTCGACGTCGCCGCGCGGGCCGGGGTGGATGACGGTGGTTTCGGCGTTGTCGTGGAGCATGGCGGCGGGGTGCTCGAGGGTGACGGGGGTGTCTTCCAGGATCTGGCGGGACGGGAACCGCCAGAAGATGTCTTCAACGAACATGGTTTCCGGCGGCAAGGTTTTGCACCGGGTTCCCAGCGTCTCGCGGAGGCGCGGGATGTTGGTGACGGTTTGGAGCCACCGATCGGTTTGTTCCTCGTAGGAGCGGGCCAGCCGGGCCAGGTGCGGGTCGAGATCGCTGAATTGCACCCAGAGCAGGTCGTTGGTGGCGTGGGCGAATTCGGGGAGCTCGATGAAGACCCACGGGTTGGGGGCCCGGGGATCGAGCGGATTGACCAGTTGATACCCTTCGGGTTCGAGGAACCGGACGGCTTTTTCCTTGTCGTGACCGAAGAGGCGGCGTGGGAAGCCGAGCAGGAGATGTTGTCCGGGGGCCAGTTCCAGGTCACCTTCCACGGGCCGGCCGTTGAGGGAGAGTTTCATGCCCTCGTTTCGGATGCGGGCGCGGGTGGGTTGGCGGACTTCGAGGAGGGTGGCCATGCCGAAGCCGCAACTGGTGTGGTGGTTGGCTTCGATGAGGCCGGGGTTGACGAGTCGGGCGGCCGGCACGCAGAAGTTCCAGCCTTCGGCCCGGACGGTGCGGGCGTGGAGGAGGGTTTTGAATGCGGCCGGTGTACGGGTCAGCAGGGCGACGTCGCGGGGGCGCAGGTCCTGCCATGGGCCGCCCGTGGCGGGAAACAACACGCGGGCCGGTCGGAACCGGAGGGGTTCGGCCTCGCGTGCATCGAACCATTCGCAGGGTCCCATCTGAATGCTGATTTTCGGCGTGCGCGGCAGCAGGGCGGGGAAGAGGGCCACTTCCCAGGACCGGTCGGTGCCGAGGGTGAGGGTTCGACCCGAAGCGGTTTGGAGGTCGAGTTGGGCCAGCAAACCGGCCTGTTGGGGGATGCGGTGGAAATCGCCGACGCCGAAGTACCGTGCCAGGACGCGGATTTCGTTGGGGCCGGGTTGGAGGTACGGTGTGACGTCCAGGACGTCGTACTGGTAGTGGTTGGGCCAGCTTCGGCACGGGCCGTCGTTGACCCATGTGCCGTTGATCCAGAGCCGGTACCAGCTGTCTGCGGTGATGCGGAGGGTGGCGCGCCGGACGGGTTCGAGTCGGACCGTTTTGCGGGCGAGGATGGCCTGGTTGTACGCGTGAACGTCACCGTCGCGGGCCCAGATCCATTGAGCCACCCACGGTTGGTCCGGACCGGGTGCGGTTGCGTGAGCCTGTGGCTGAACGGGTGGCGTGGGGGCGGCGATGAGGGTGGAGCTGCAGCCCAGCAGGGCGAGGAGGAACCGGAGGAGTTGGATCGGCCCGCGTTGCATGGGCCCATGTAGGCCCGGGTTTCCCGGCGGGTCAAGCCCGACCGTGCACCTGATGATGGCGTTGATCTGCCCCGAAGGGGATATGGTCGGTTCCGGGGGGCGTTTGAGGGAACCGATTGCCCTGCTCCATTGGGTTCAAAGGGGGCACGAGAACATCATGGCTCCGGTTCAGCGGGCATTAGGACGAGGTTGAGTGGTGGTGGGGTTTGGCGCGGGGCGGGTTGCCGGTGGATGTTTTGTTGGCGGGGGCCTGGTTTCGGGAGGGGTTGGGGGGCGTCGGGGTTTGCGACTTAACCGGCGCAGGGCGGATTTGCGCGGCACGGGCGGCTTGTCGTGGGGCCCGCTGCCGGTTAGGCTCCGGGGTGCGGGCTTGGAATGGGTCCGGGCCCGAACAGAACCGCTCAACCGAGGACGTCATGAAACCATCACGTTTGTTGTTTCCGGGGTTTGTTCTGGGGATGGGAGTTTTGGGGTGGTGCTCGGCGGTGGGGGCCGAGTTTCCGCCGAGCGGACCGGATCCGCGGTGGATTCCGCACGACCGGACGCGGCCGCGCCCGCCGGTGATTGTGCCGGCGACGCCCAGCACGCAGGCCGAGCCGGGTCGGCCTCCGTCGGATGCGGTTGTGTTGTTTGACGGGAAGGATTTGTCGGCGTGGTGTGCGATGGACGGTTCGCCCTCGAAGTGGGTGGTGCGGGATGGTTACATGGAATGCACGCCGGGCAGTGGTTATATACGGACCCGTCGGTGTTTTGGGGACGTGCAGCTGCACCTTGAATGGGCGGCGCCGGCCAAGCCGCAGGGGTCGGGTCAGGGCCGGGGCAACAGCGGCCTGTTTTTCGGGTTGGATCGCTACGAGGTTCAGATTCTGGACTCGTACGAGAACGAGACCTATGCGGACGGCCAGGCCGGGGCGATTTACGGGCAGTATCCGCCGCTGGTGAACGCCTCGCGCCCGCCGGGCGAATGGCAGACCTATGATGTGGTTTATCTGGCGCCGCGGTTTGACGGGGAGGGCCGGCTGGTGAGCCCGGCGCGGTTGACCGTCTTTCACAACGGGGTGTTGATTCACTACCATGTGCCGCTGACCGGTCCGACCCAGTGGATCAACCGTCCCCCGTACGGTGCGCATCCGGAGAAACTGCCGATCAGCCTGCAAGACCACGGGAATCCGGTCCGGTTCCGTAACATCTGGGTGCGCGAGTTGGGGCCGCCCTCGAAGCCGGAGTACATGTTGTCGCGAAGTTTGCTGGACCGGTACGCGGGCCGGTACGACCAGCTCACGATCAGCCGCGAGGGGGACCATCTGGTGGCGCGGATCGGGGGTGAATCAGTGGTTTTGTACGCCGAGTCGGAGACGAAGTTTTTTGGGAAATCCACGGACTTGCAGATCGAGTTCAAGCCCGGTCCGGACGGTGAGGTGAACGAGTTGATCTGGTCGGTGGGTGAGGGGGCCAATCGCGCGACACGGCGTCGGTAGGATTGGGACTCGTTTTGTGAGCCGGGTTTGGGCCGGTCCGGCCGCGCTGGCGGCGGGTTGGAGGGGTTTTGGTGGGTTGGGCGCGGCGCCGGGCCGGCGGGTTCCACGGGTTGGTTGAACCTGCAAGTGCCGCGGCGGTTGGTTTGGTTCCGGCTGCTGTGGACCGTGGGTGGTTGTGGCGGCTTTGCGGTCGCAGAGATGGGGCTGCGGGGCCGGCGGTGGCTGCGCCCTTTTGAGGAGTGTTGGGCGGTGGGGGAGCCTTGTTGTCAGGCGGTGGTGTTTTCGGCGGTTTTGGTGGCTGTGGGGGTGCCTGGAGTTTGACCGTCCAGACAGGCACGCACGGCGGTGGCGAGCCTGGTGGGTGTGAATGGCTTGGGTAGAAATGCGCCGGGCAGTTGGTTGATTTCACTGCCGACGACCTCCTGGCTGTAACCGCTGGAGAAGAGCACCTTGAGGTCGGGCCGGTCCTTTCGGAGCTCGGCCACCAGTTGGGTGCCGCTGATTCCGCCGGGCATGACCATGTCGGTGATCACCAGGTCGATCTGGTTGCGGTGTTGTTTCCAGAGTTGCAGTGCCTCGCGGCCGTTGGCGGCGGCGAAGACCTGGTAACCGAGCCGGCGCAGTCCATTGGTGAGCATGACGCGCAATGGGGCTTCGTCTTCGACGGCGAGGATGGTTTCTTTGCCGCGGGGCACGCTTTGGGGCTGGTCCGTCCGGGCGGCGCTCTTGCGCGGCGCGGGTTGCAGGGCCGGGAAGTAGATGCGGAAGGTGCTACCCTTGCCGGGCTGGCTTTCGACTTCGATCCAGCCGTTGTGTTGTTTGACGATGCCGTAGACGGTGGCCAGGCCGAGCCCGGAGCCCTTGCCGAAGGGCTTGGTGGTGAAGAAGGGTTCGAAGATGCGTTGGAGGGTTTCCGGGTCCATGCCGATTCCCGTGTCGGTGACCGTGAGGCAGACGTGACGGCCCGGCACGGCATCGGCCCAGCGTTGGAGGTGTGTGTCGGTGATCTCCGTGGTTTCGGTTCGAACGATGAGGGCCCCGCCGTTGGGCATGGCATCGCGGGCGTTGACGGCCAGGTTGACGATGACCTGTTCGAGCATGCCCGGGTCGGCGTGGATGGGGGCGAGGGCGGGGTCGAGCTGCAGGACCAATTCGATGTGCTCACCCAGGAGGCGACGGAGCATTTTGACCATGTCATGGACCACCTCGTTGAGGTTGGTGGGCCTGGCCTGCATGATTTGTTTGCGGCTGAAGGCCAGCAGTTGGCGGGTGAGATTGGCGGCGCGTGTGGCAGCCTGCTGGATTTCCTGGACGGAATCGCGCACGGCGGCCGGCAGGTTTTCCTCGGAGAGGAGCAAACCGGTGTGGCCCAGGATCACGGTCAGGACGTTGTTGTAATCGTGGGCGACGCCGGCTGCCAGTTGACCGACCGACTCCAGACGCTGCATCTGGCGGAGTTGCCGTTCCAGTTGCCGGCGCTCGGACAGGTCGCGGCCGATGCATTCGAATCCCACGAGCTCGCCGTTGCGGTGGAGGGGCTGCGGATGCAGTTCCAGGATACGTTCCCTGCCGTTCCGAGGGGCCAGGCGGACTTCGAAGGGTGCGCAGGGCCGGTTCTCCCGGAGGGTGCGCAAGGCCTGTTCCCATCGGGGCCGATCCTCCGGGTGGATGAGCTCGGCGAAGCTTGTGTTGTGGAGGGTTTCCCGTGGTTGATCGAATGCCTTTTCGGCCGCGCGGTTCACGGCGGTGAGGCGGCCGTTGAGGTCGAGCATCAGGACGGCGTCGCCGGCGTTTTCGAACAGGTCTTCGTAGCGTTGCTTCAGTTCGAGCCGGGCACGGAACTGTTCCTCCAGTTGTTGGGTTTGCGCCCGGACCTTGCGTCGGAGGGTCAGGCTCCAGGCCAGGCCCAATGCTGCGGCCGTGGCCGTGACTGCGCCGATCCAGGCCAGATGCTGTCGCGTCAGCCAGGGCGGTTCGGAGACCAGGCGCAGATCGGCCGTGGCGGCGGTCATGATGCGGACCGATCGCGGTCGTCCCCATTCGTCGGTTTGGCGCCGGCAGACGCCGGTGACGGCCACCTGGCTGCCTGGTTTCCATGCGGCGAGGGATTTGGCTGCGCGCTCGGGGAGGTAGACGTGGAGCAATTGGCCGGCGTCGTCCAGCAGCAGGTACGGACGGCCCGATGTGGCCTGGTTTTCGACGAGCGTGCCCTGGACCATGACGCGGCGGGCCTCAAGTTCAGGGCTGAGCAGGGCCGTGGCCGTGGCCTTGATGGGGTCGGGCAGAGGCCCCTTGCCGATGACGCGGGCCTTTGCCTGTTCCATGGTGGCCGATCCGATTCCTGCGGTGGGGAAGCCCAGGATCTCGACCTGATCACCCGGGCCGGGAACAGGCTCCGGCACCTGCAGCCACAAACCGCCGGTGCCATCTTCCACGGCCATCCATCCGTTGGTTTGGGCGAAGGTGACCACGGCGCGAATTTTGGTGAGAGCCGGCGCACTCCGGCGACCGGGCGCGGTGAGGAGTTCCCGGATGGGGGTGACGGGGCGATCCCAGGGGTCCCGCGGCACCGGTTCCTGGAACTCGAGGAATGTTTCGCCGGGGATGTGCAGGGTGACGCCGGTCAACTGGCGCAGGGCGTTGAAGCGGGAGCCCACCACGCCCCGGGCCCGGACTTCCAATCCGATCCACGCCTCGGGAACCGGCCGCTCACCCCACCCGGGGATCCATGCCTGGATTCCGCTGCGGGGCGTATGCAATTCCAATTCGAGGTTGGGTCCGACGCGGCGTGCGGCCCGGATTTGGGCCTGGAGTTCGCACCATGTGGCGTCGAGCAATCCTGAGAACAGGGACAGTTCCCGTGCCGGAGCGGGGCGGAGGGGCTCGCCGTGGCCCAGCAAGGTAACCCTGGCCTGTTCAATGACCGGCGCATAGCCTCCGGGGCCGGTGACGCCCTGGACCCGAACGCGGTCGCCCGGGCGCAGGGGTGCCGGTGGTTCGGCGCATTGGACGTAAATGCCGGAGTCCTCTTGTTGGACGAACAACACCCCCCAGTTGGGGTCGTGATAGGTGACGACGGCTTCGAGAAGGACGGGGGCACGGGCGGAGGCTTGTTCCGGTGTCAGGGCACGGATTTCTGCGATGGAGCGGAAGACGCGGTTGGTGGGAGCGCCGTCGGTTGGGAGGGAGGGCTCGCGGAGGCGGAACACGGCTTCTTCCAAGCGGACCTCGTTGGTTCCGTGGAGAACCGGGAATCCTGCGGCCTCAACCCGGCTGCCATTGGTCAGGACGAGGGGGAGGGTACTTTGCACCAGGATCCGGCCGGTTCCGTCGGAGAGGACGAACGATTGGCCGACCACCTGATCGTAGGCGCGGCCCCGAACGCGCCGGAGGGAAAGCACCTGTTTCTGGTTTAGGGTGGCCTGGAGCCCGGCGACCGTGCTGATGGGCGCTTCAAATGGGTCTTCGGGCGTGGCCAGCACAACCTGGACGTCCTCCAAGCCCTTGACAAGAACTTCCAAGGGAAGCAGGCCTTCGCCCTTTTGGCTGCTGGGGACCCGCAGTCCGATCACCCGAATCGTGTCATAGAGCAAGGGCGTGAGCGTCTCCGGAGGGGCTTGTCGGAGGTAAACGCGCAGGCGGCCCACGCCCGTGTCCAGGAGGATCATGCCCCGTTGACCGGCCCAGGACTCAACCGCACGAGCCACGCCTCCAATGGAGATCCGCTTGAGGTCGTTCAGGTTGTTGGTCAGTTGATGCCACGGCAACTGGACCGGGTCGGGTAACCGGCCCGGGCCCAGCACCTCCACGTACATCTGCGCGATGCGACGGCTGTTGCCCGACAAGTAGGTGGTGCCCGTGACACGGACGCGGTCGCCGGCCCCGCAACCGTTGAGGTCTCCGGTGGGCTCGAGGAAGGTGGCCCCGGTTTCGTCCTGCAAGTAGAACAGCCGCCAATCCGGGTCCTCGTAGAGTACGACCCCTTCCAACCGGACCGGCAGACCGTGAGCGAATTCTTCGATCGGCACGGAATAGAATTGCAGGACCGAGGTGATCGGGGCGGGCGGGTTGGGCCCGTTTCCGGCATCGGCCCGGTGCCATGACCCCAACCAGAGGATCAGAGCGCACGCCAGCGGTCTGACCCGGTCGTGAAAGCTGCAGCTCTTCATGCGCACGTCCGGCGGTTGGCCCTCGCTTGCGAGGTCCAAGCCCGTTCATCGGCTGAATGCGGGAAAACTTGAGCCCTTCAAGCCGGTTTTTGGGGGCCGGGTAGGGCTCGTTGGTTTCAAAAGGGGTGGCAAGAGGGTGGGCCCGGGGGGGGTCCGGCCGTTGGGGGAGCCGGGTGGGACGGGGCATGCCATGTGCCTGAGGGAGGGTCAGTTTCGGGGTGACTGCTCGGGCGGGGCTGTGTCGAACCGGCTGCCAAAGGACCGGGCAAGGAGAGCACGGGCGGCGGGGACCGGCTGTGCGGTCGGGGTCACGGCGCGGCCGTGGGAGACAGGCGCGTGGTGGGTTGAAGGCTGAGAGGTCCTCGAGCTTGGGGACCGGCCGGGTCGGGCGAGGGGGTGTATCCGGCTGGTTGGGTTTGGCGGGGTTGGTTGGGATTGGCGGGGTGATGGGTCGGGGATTTGCGGTGTTTTTTCGAAAAGGCTTGGCAGGGGCGGCGGACACGGTTTTACTCTGGGCCGGGGCACGCGGTCGGAGCCTGGGAACCCCGGACCGCGGCCGTCCCAAGCCAAACCAATCACCAGCAAACCAACCAATTGCTTATGTCAAAGAGACCTCTGAATGTCGGCCTGGTCGGTGGTGGACGCGGCGCGTTCATCGTCCATCCCCATCAGCGAGCGATCAACATGGACGGCACCCGGCGGGTCACGGCCGGGGCGTTGTTCCCGGATCCGAAGATTGCGTTGGAAGAGGCAGCGAACTGGGCCTATCCCATTCGCGGCTACGGCTCCTACGACGAGATGATCGCGGCCAATGCCTCGTTACCGGACGAGGAGAAGCTGGACTATATTTTGATCGTCACGCCGAATCATGTGCATTTTGACCCGGCCATGAAGGCGTTGAAGGCCGGGATTCCGGTGTTTTGTGAAAAGCCGCTGTGCCTGAATCTCAAGGAGGCCAACGCCCTGGTGAAGGAGGTGCGGAAGCGTAACATCCCGTTCGGCGTGGCCCACACGTATTTGGGGCACTGGACGACCCGGCTGTCCCGGTTCATTGTGCGCAGCGGTCTGATCGGCGAGGTTCGCTGGGTGGACAGCTACTACCTGCAGGGCTGGCTGGCCACGAAGCTGGAGGCTACGGGTCAACAACAGGCCTCGTGGCGGGTGGACCCCAAACGGGCCGGCGTTTCAGGCTGCGGAGGCGACATCGGGACGCACGCGCTGATGCATCTGCGGTATGTCACCGGTCTGGAGGTGACGCATGTCAGTGCGCAGCTGGAGACCTTCGTGGAAGGGCGTCCTTTGGACGACCATTTCACGGTCTATTGCCGGCTCAACAACGGTGGCAAGGCCCTGGTCCGGGCCTCGCAGATCTGCATCGGCCACAAGAACGATCTCGGCATCCTGATCGCCGGGACGAAGGGCACGGTGGAATGGCGTCAGGAGGAGCCGGAGAAACTGGTGGTGTACCTGAACGGGCAACCCGACCGGGTGTATTGGCGGGGTGCGGTGACGCCGGGCGACGGGTTCCTGCCCAAGGATATGCCGGCGGATCTGCTGGCCGAAGTGACCATTCCCAGTGGGCATCCCGAAGGGTTCCACGACGCCTTTGCCCGGTTGCACCGCTGTTTTGAGGCGGATGTGCGGGCGTGGAAGGAGGGCAAACCGTTCCAGTGCGACGGGTCCAAGTACGCCAATGTCGAGGACGGCTGGATGGGGATTGCCTTCCTTGAGACCTGCGTCAAGAGCAGCAAGAACAAGGGCGCCTGGACGGCCATGCCCAAGAAGATCTGAGCGCCGTGGAGTTGCGACGGCCCGTGACCGGGGTGGGTTGCGGGCCGTTTTTCTTTTCGATGCATGCGGGGCGGGTGCCGGTCCGGGTTCGGTTGGTCGGGCGATTCCGGGCATTCGGTTGGGGTGGGGTTGGCCCGGGTTGCAGCCCTGCGGCTGAGCGGGCGTGGGGGTGCTGTCGGCCGGTGCCCTGTCCCCGGGTCCGGCGCGGGGCCGGAACCCGGGGGGCGCTTGTTGCATGCGCGGGAAAAAGCGTTTGACCCGCGGGGCGGGATGCGACTACTTTTGCCGCGGTATGAATGGTTGGCTGAACCTGCTGCTGTTGTCGGGCGCGCTGCGTGGCCGCGGCGCGGCGGCAGGGTTTTGAGTTTTCCGAATGATGGAATTTCGATGAAACCCCGCTGCCGCCCGGCAGCGGGGTTTCCGTTTTCCCGTTGACCGGAGCCCGGCAGCCCAACTTTGAACGAGCCATGTTGAAAGAACCCTGGACCAAGTATCAGCCGTTTCCGCCGGTGCATTTGCCGGATCGCCAGTGGCCGAACCGTGTGCTGACGCGCGCGCCAATCTGGTGCAGCGTGGACCTGCGCGACGGCAACCAGGCGCTGGCGATTCCGATGAACGTCAGCCAGAAGCTGGAGATGTTTCACACGCTGGTGAAGATCGGGTTCAAGGAGATCGAGGTGGGGTTCCCCTCGGCCTCCAACACCGAGTTCACCTTTAACCGGCGGTTGATCGAGGAGAATCGGATTCCGCCCGATGTATGGATTCAGGTGTTGGTGCAGGCGCGGGAGGACCTGATCGAGCGGACGATCGAATCGCTGGTGGGCGCGCGGCGGGTGATCATTCACATGTACAACTCCACCTCCCCGGCGCAGCGCCGCGTGGTGTTCAACATGACCAGGGACCAGATCATCCAGATGGCCATGCGGGGCGCCCGGATGATCAAGGAACGCCTGCCGCGGCTCAAAGGAACCGAGGTCCGGTTCCAGTATTCGCCGGAGAGTTTTTCCGCCACCGAGGTTGAATTTGCCAAAGAGGTGGCCGAGGCGGTGATGGAGGTGTGGCAACCGACGCCGGAGAACAAGATGATTTTGAACCTGCCGGACACGGTGGAGGTGGCCATGCCCAACGTGTACGCCGACCAGGTGGAGTGGATCTGCCGGAACATCCGCAACCGCGAGTCGCTCATCATCAGCGTGCACACGCACAACGACCGTGGGACCGGCACGGCCAAAACGGAGCTGGCGTTGCTGGCCGGGGCGGAGCGGGTGGAGGGCACGTTGTTCGGCAATGGCGAACGTACGGGCAACCTGGACATTGTGACCGTGGCGCTGAACATGTACATGCACGGGATCGATCCCGGGCTGGACTTCAGCGACATCAACCGGTTGCGGGAGGTGTACGAGCGTTGCACCGGGATGACAGTGCCGCCGCGGCATCCCTACGCCGGCGAGCTGGTCTTCACCGCCTTCAGCGGATCGCATCAGGACGCCATTCGCAAGGGCCTGCGCGAATGGAACGAAGGCCGGCGACAGTATTGGGATGTGCCCTATCTGCCGATTGACCCGCGCGACATCGGTCGCCAGTACCGGGAAGTGATCCGCGTCAACAGTCAGTCCGGCAAGGGCGGCGTGGCCTACCTGTTGGAGAACGAGTATGGGATCGAGCTGCCGAAGGAATTGCAACGCGAGTTTGGTCCGATTGCCAACGACGAGGTGGACCGTCTCGGGCGCGAGGTGAGCGGCGCGGAATTGAAGGCGATGTTCTGGCGGGAGTATGTGGAGCGGACGGAGCCCTGGGAACTGGTCAATTTCGAGTCGCACGGCCGGGACGGCAAGGTCGAGTGTGTGGCGCACCTGAAGCGGAATGGGGAACCGGTGGAGGTGCGCGGGCAGGGGAACGGACCGCTGGCGGCGCTGGTGCACGGGTTGGTGGCCAGCGGTGTGCCGCGGTTTGAAATTGTGCACTACAGCGAGCACGCCCTGAGTGCGGGGGAGGAGGCCAGCGCCATTGCCTACATCCAGATCCGGTTCCATGACGGGCGGACCCGTTGGGGCGCGGGCGTGGACACCAACATTGAACTGGCGGGCGTGCGCGCGGTGTTAAGCGCCCTCAACCGCGCGTCGGATTGAGCCCCGGGGTCGAACCCGGTGCGGGGGACCTGACCCGGCGGGGCCTTTTCGGCCGGCGGGGAATCGGCAGGTGTCCGGGGCCGGTTGGTGGGGTTAGAACAGCTCCGGCTGCGCGGTGCCGCCGCCCGGGCCCGGCCGGGACGTTGGATGGGCGTTCTCCAGGACACCGGCCTCGATGAGGAGTTTGCGGAAGGCCGCCTCGTCCAGAACCGGCACGCCGAGGGCCCGTGCTTTGTCGAGTTTGGATCCCGGGCTTTCGCCCGCGACGACATAGTCGGTGTTTTTGCTCACCGAACTGGCGACGTGGCCGCCGGCCTTGCGGATGAGTTCGGAGGCTTCCTCGCGGGTCCAGGCGGCGAGGGTGCCGGTGAGGACAAAGGTTTTGCCGGCCAGAGGTCCCTGGCCGGAGGCGGTTCGGGCGCCGCGGGGGTGAATCTTTAGGGCCCGGAGTCGTTCCAGGACCCGCCGACCGGTTGGGGAAGCGAAGTAATCGAGCACGCTGCGTGCGGCCACGGGTCCCACCCGGGTGACGAAGGCGGGGAATCCCCCTTCACTCCGTGCGGCCGGGCGCGCGAATCCGGCTTCGACGAGTTCCTTGCCGATGCGTTCGGCCTCGCGGCGGAGGGCTTCGTACTGTTCGGCGCGGCGCCGGAATTCCGTCCCGGTTTGGGGCGGGTTTTTGCGGGAATTCGGGTTGACCGTTTCGGCCTGGCGTGCGATTTCCTCGAGCCGTACCACGCCCTGGAGAAGGCGGGAACGGGCGACGCTTTCGAGGTCTTCGTGGAAGGAGGCGATGTCGTGGGCGGTGACCTCACCCACGTTGGGGATGGCCAGGGCGAAGAGCCAGCGGGCGAGCGGGAGTGACCGTGCCCGTTCGAGCGCTTCGAGGACCTTGCGGGCGTTTTTTTCGCCGAACACGCGCGGGGCTTCGGCGGTGCCGAGGTTGAGTCGGGCCAGGTCCTCCAGCTTCAGCTCGTAGAGGTCGAGTGGTTCGTCCACAAGACCGCTTTCGATCAGCTTCTCCGCCACGATGCCGCCGATGCCCTCGATGTCGAGGGCCTTGCGCTGGGTGAAGAATTCCAGGCGACGGATTTTCTGGGCGGGACAACCCGCCACGTTTTGGCAGCGCCAGGCCACCTCCTGTCCTTCGCCGGTGGCGATAGGTTCCTTGGCGATGGGGCCGCCGCAGGCCGGGCAGCGGCCGCCGACGAACTCGTACAGGTCGAAGGGCCTGGTGCCGGGCGGCCGTTTGCTTTTGACCACCTCAACCACCTCGGGAATCACCATGCCCGCCTTGCGGATCACCACGGTGTCGCCGATGCGGATGTCTTTGCGCCGGATTTCGTCCTCGTTGTGGAGGGTGGCGCGGGAGATGGTGGAACCCTGGACGAACACGGGTTCCAATTCCGCC carries:
- a CDS encoding alpha-L-rhamnosidase C-terminal domain-containing protein, producing MQRGPIQLLRFLLALLGCSSTLIAAPTPPVQPQAHATAPGPDQPWVAQWIWARDGDVHAYNQAILARKTVRLEPVRRATLRITADSWYRLWINGTWVNDGPCRSWPNHYQYDVLDVTPYLQPGPNEIRVLARYFGVGDFHRIPQQAGLLAQLDLQTASGRTLTLGTDRSWEVALFPALLPRTPKISIQMGPCEWFDAREAEPLRFRPARVLFPATGGPWQDLRPRDVALLTRTPAAFKTLLHARTVRAEGWNFCVPAARLVNPGLIEANHHTSCGFGMATLLEVRQPTRARIRNEGMKLSLNGRPVEGDLELAPGQHLLLGFPRRLFGHDKEKAVRFLEPEGYQLVNPLDPRAPNPWVFIELPEFAHATNDLLWVQFSDLDPHLARLARSYEEQTDRWLQTVTNIPRLRETLGTRCKTLPPETMFVEDIFWRFPSRQILEDTPVTLEHPAAMLHDNAETTVIHPGPRGDVELLLDLGEQRVGYWTFDLQADPGVIVDMAAVEYIAPDGRIQWSWGNRNALRYITRAGRNQYTSVQRRSGRYVFLTLRNFHNPVRIRYAGIVEATYPVEYRGAFRCSDARLTEIWNISARTLKLCMEDTFTDCPLYEQTHWVGDARNEALFAYGIFGAHDLARRCIRLTAESLERFPIAGCQTPSSWDVLIPAWSFLWGIAAWDYYWETGDRDWLRQTYPAMIRNLQGAARFLNNQDLFSAPFWNFFDWVNLDQNRQTVLHNSLLMAGAIDAALRTADVLGDSTHTPELHQWRNRLTRGIQRLWLPQRGAYADALHDDGSLSPVISQHTSFLALLFDVVPPEQRAAAIRNLTNPPPDMVLVGSPFAALYLYEALEKLGLQDLILAEIYRHYLPMLEAGATTAWESFPTGTTGGGRFPTRSHCHAWSSAPVYYLNRLILGIQPAAPGASEVIISPRLFDLTWAEGRTATIRGPVEVSWRRDASTLTVHYTVPPGVKATFQPNPSHAGLKIIVNGREWSGADTGR
- a CDS encoding family 16 glycoside hydrolase encodes the protein MKPSRLLFPGFVLGMGVLGWCSAVGAEFPPSGPDPRWIPHDRTRPRPPVIVPATPSTQAEPGRPPSDAVVLFDGKDLSAWCAMDGSPSKWVVRDGYMECTPGSGYIRTRRCFGDVQLHLEWAAPAKPQGSGQGRGNSGLFFGLDRYEVQILDSYENETYADGQAGAIYGQYPPLVNASRPPGEWQTYDVVYLAPRFDGEGRLVSPARLTVFHNGVLIHYHVPLTGPTQWINRPPYGAHPEKLPISLQDHGNPVRFRNIWVRELGPPSKPEYMLSRSLLDRYAGRYDQLTISREGDHLVARIGGESVVLYAESETKFFGKSTDLQIEFKPGPDGEVNELIWSVGEGANRATRRR
- a CDS encoding ATP-binding protein; protein product: MKSCSFHDRVRPLACALILWLGSWHRADAGNGPNPPAPITSVLQFYSVPIEEFAHGLPVRLEGVVLYEDPDWRLFYLQDETGATFLEPTGDLNGCGAGDRVRVTGTTYLSGNSRRIAQMYVEVLGPGRLPDPVQLPWHQLTNNLNDLKRISIGGVARAVESWAGQRGMILLDTGVGRLRVYLRQAPPETLTPLLYDTIRVIGLRVPSSQKGEGLLPLEVLVKGLEDVQVVLATPEDPFEAPISTVAGLQATLNQKQVLSLRRVRGRAYDQVVGQSFVLSDGTGRILVQSTLPLVLTNGSRVEAAGFPVLHGTNEVRLEEAVFRLREPSLPTDGAPTNRVFRSIAEIRALTPEQASARAPVLLEAVVTYHDPNWGVLFVQQEDSGIYVQCAEPPAPLRPGDRVRVQGVTGPGGYAPVIEQARVTLLGHGEPLRPAPARELSLFSGLLDATWCELQAQIRAARRVGPNLELELHTPRSGIQAWIPGWGERPVPEAWIGLEVRARGVVGSRFNALRQLTGVTLHIPGETFLEFQEPVPRDPWDRPVTPIRELLTAPGRRSAPALTKIRAVVTFAQTNGWMAVEDGTGGLWLQVPEPVPGPGDQVEILGFPTAGIGSATMEQAKARVIGKGPLPDPIKATATALLSPELEARRVMVQGTLVENQATSGRPYLLLDDAGQLLHVYLPERAAKSLAAWKPGSQVAVTGVCRRQTDEWGRPRSVRIMTAATADLRLVSEPPWLTRQHLAWIGAVTATAAALGLAWSLTLRRKVRAQTQQLEEQFRARLELKQRYEDLFENAGDAVLMLDLNGRLTAVNRAAEKAFDQPRETLHNTSFAELIHPEDRPRWEQALRTLRENRPCAPFEVRLAPRNGRERILELHPQPLHRNGELVGFECIGRDLSERRQLERQLRQMQRLESVGQLAAGVAHDYNNVLTVILGHTGLLLSEENLPAAVRDSVQEIQQAATRAANLTRQLLAFSRKQIMQARPTNLNEVVHDMVKMLRRLLGEHIELVLQLDPALAPIHADPGMLEQVIVNLAVNARDAMPNGGALIVRTETTEITDTHLQRWADAVPGRHVCLTVTDTGIGMDPETLQRIFEPFFTTKPFGKGSGLGLATVYGIVKQHNGWIEVESQPGKGSTFRIYFPALQPAPRKSAARTDQPQSVPRGKETILAVEDEAPLRVMLTNGLRRLGYQVFAAANGREALQLWKQHRNQIDLVITDMVMPGGISGTQLVAELRKDRPDLKVLFSSGYSQEVVGSEINQLPGAFLPKPFTPTRLATAVRACLDGQTPGTPTATKTAENTTA
- a CDS encoding Gfo/Idh/MocA family protein; protein product: MSKRPLNVGLVGGGRGAFIVHPHQRAINMDGTRRVTAGALFPDPKIALEEAANWAYPIRGYGSYDEMIAANASLPDEEKLDYILIVTPNHVHFDPAMKALKAGIPVFCEKPLCLNLKEANALVKEVRKRNIPFGVAHTYLGHWTTRLSRFIVRSGLIGEVRWVDSYYLQGWLATKLEATGQQQASWRVDPKRAGVSGCGGDIGTHALMHLRYVTGLEVTHVSAQLETFVEGRPLDDHFTVYCRLNNGGKALVRASQICIGHKNDLGILIAGTKGTVEWRQEEPEKLVVYLNGQPDRVYWRGAVTPGDGFLPKDMPADLLAEVTIPSGHPEGFHDAFARLHRCFEADVRAWKEGKPFQCDGSKYANVEDGWMGIAFLETCVKSSKNKGAWTAMPKKI